The nucleotide window GAGCGGATTTCTTGAGATGCCAATGAAAGCAGATCCGGGCATGATAATAACTGCGCTAATTGTATCTGTGGGAGTGGGTTTGGTATTTGGAATTGTCCCAGCTATTAAAGCCGGGAATCTGGATCCGGTAATAGCATTGAGGGAGGAATAAGATGGGAAAAAAGAAAGCCAATATGAGCAATACCTTTCATAAGCTGTTCAATCCGATTATTCAAGCCATAAGTATCAAGTTTTATAAAATCTGGTTAAACCTTTTAAGCCCCAAACGAAGAAATAAGCTGTTTATGAAAGCAAAAGATTTTGTGTCGCTTCTAGTAAATAGAATCATCAAAGAGCGCATTCCGCGGGAAGCGGGCAGTTTAGCGTATGTTACAATCCTAGGCTTTATCCCATTTATAACTTTTATCGTGATGATTGTACCAGATTTACCTTTCTTAAATCTGAAAGATAGAATTGCTGATGTGGTGGCAAAGAACTTTATTCCTGGCTCTGCGGATGCTGTAATGGACATGATAAACGAAATGATAACTCGGAGGATGGGTCTCAACATTATGGTGTTTGCTATTCTGTTGGTATCCTCGTATCTGCTGTTTAACAATATCCGCGTAACTTTCGATCGCATTCTAAGTACACACGCACCGGAAAATCCAGATATTCTAACTCAGTTTGTAAAGTTCTTTGGCACTCTGGTATTTGGATTCATCATCTTGGTGCTTCTCTTTTCCAGTTCTTCATTGCCCATTATATCGCGTTTAGTAAAGTTAAAAATCTTCACTTGGCTTACCTATATTCTTCCTTTTATAACACAGTTCTTTGCCCTCTTTTTTATGTATATGCTATTACCAACGGTACGCATCAAGCGGCGGAGCTTGTTTTTAGGAACATTTTGGACAACTGTGATTTGGATTTTGGTGAAGAGTGGATTTGACGTATATATCTACAATCTTACAAGTTATCAGGCTGTATATGGAGTTTTGGCAGCTTTGCCCATCTTCCTGTTCTGGATATACATCAACTGGCTTATTATTCTGGGAGGCATTGTGATGGTAAGCGTTATCGATAAAGATGTTCGCGAAGAAGTAATCCAGAAAACTCCTGAACAGGTGGTAAAGATTACCTTGGAGATGTTTAGCGATAGCAAACTGAACAATCGGTTGGAAAGCTTTGTGAATAAAAAAGATATTAAGGATTTTGTCGGCAATATCGACGAGGAAGGTAATAAATGAATAAGTACGCTCTAATTAGCGTTTCCGATAAAACTGGCATAGAAACTTTAGCAATGGAGCTGGAAAAACTCGGCTATAAGATTATTTCTACGGCAAGAACAGCTAAACATCTGAGACAGTTTTGCACATCTTTGATGGAAGTTAGCGATTATACCGGTTTTCCAGAAATCTTGGACGGTAGGGTTAAAACCTTGCATCCCAAGATTCACGGAGCTATTTTAGCAGATAGAAGCAAAGAAAGCCACTTGCGTAACCTAAAAGAACATTCAATTGGACAAATAGATGTTGTGGTTGTGAATCTATATCCCTTTGCCGATGTGCGTATGAAAGAGAATAGCACTCATGATGAAATTATCGAGAATATCGATATTGGTGGACCCAGCTTGATTCGGGCAGCGGCAAAAAACTATCGTAACGTTACCGTATTGTGCGATCCTCGAGATTACATCCCCACATTGGAACACCTTAAGCAAGATCAACAAATCCCGGAGTGCTGGAGTAGCTATTTGGCACAAAAAGCTTTCTTCCTAGTAAGTAATTACGATGCCATTATAGCCGATTACTTGGAAGATTTTCGAAGCGAATGTGAGCCGGATATACAAATGCCCCCCTTTATGGATGTAAGCGCCAATATGAATAGACCGCTTCGTTACGGAGAAAACCCCCATCAGAAGGGTGCTTTTTATACTAACCATCCGAATGGATGGCGGGTGCTGCATGGCAAAGAACTCTCGTTTAACAATATTTTGGATATAGATGCTTCATTAAGGGCTATACGTTTGTTCGCAGAGCCTAGCGTCATTATAGTTAAGCACTGTAATCCTTGTGGAATCGGTAGCGGAGACTGTCTATCCGAAGCGTATCGCAAAGCATTTGCTACAGATACCGTTGCACCTTATGGTGGAATAGTGGTGGTAAATCGCAAGCTGGATCTTGAAACCGCAGTAATGATCAATCGCATCTTTACCGAAATTATTATTGCTCCTGGGTATGAGGATGGAGTTTTGGACGTTCTAATGAAAAAGAAAAGCCGCAGACTCATCCACTTTGATCCCACTTTCCTAATTAAACCCAGCAATCACTATGAAGTAAAAACCATGCTTTGGGGATACTTGGCACAGGATTGGGATCTGGTGAATGAAGATATTGAAGAATGGAGAGTGGTAACCCGTAAACAGCCATCTAAAGATGAGTTTGATGCTATGCTCTATGGATGGAAAGCGGTTTCGCTGGTGAAGTCGAATGCCATAGCGCTGGCATACCCTCAACAAATTGTGGGTTTTGGCATTGGGCAAAC belongs to Candidatus Cloacimonadota bacterium and includes:
- a CDS encoding YihY family inner membrane protein — encoded protein: MGKKKANMSNTFHKLFNPIIQAISIKFYKIWLNLLSPKRRNKLFMKAKDFVSLLVNRIIKERIPREAGSLAYVTILGFIPFITFIVMIVPDLPFLNLKDRIADVVAKNFIPGSADAVMDMINEMITRRMGLNIMVFAILLVSSYLLFNNIRVTFDRILSTHAPENPDILTQFVKFFGTLVFGFIILVLLFSSSSLPIISRLVKLKIFTWLTYILPFITQFFALFFMYMLLPTVRIKRRSLFLGTFWTTVIWILVKSGFDVYIYNLTSYQAVYGVLAALPIFLFWIYINWLIILGGIVMVSVIDKDVREEVIQKTPEQVVKITLEMFSDSKLNNRLESFVNKKDIKDFVGNIDEEGNK
- the purH gene encoding bifunctional phosphoribosylaminoimidazolecarboxamide formyltransferase/IMP cyclohydrolase; this translates as MNKYALISVSDKTGIETLAMELEKLGYKIISTARTAKHLRQFCTSLMEVSDYTGFPEILDGRVKTLHPKIHGAILADRSKESHLRNLKEHSIGQIDVVVVNLYPFADVRMKENSTHDEIIENIDIGGPSLIRAAAKNYRNVTVLCDPRDYIPTLEHLKQDQQIPECWSSYLAQKAFFLVSNYDAIIADYLEDFRSECEPDIQMPPFMDVSANMNRPLRYGENPHQKGAFYTNHPNGWRVLHGKELSFNNILDIDASLRAIRLFAEPSVIIVKHCNPCGIGSGDCLSEAYRKAFATDTVAPYGGIVVVNRKLDLETAVMINRIFTEIIIAPGYEDGVLDVLMKKKSRRLIHFDPTFLIKPSNHYEVKTMLWGYLAQDWDLVNEDIEEWRVVTRKQPSKDEFDAMLYGWKAVSLVKSNAIALAYPQQIVGFGIGQTSRIDSTSIAIWKAKKFKHDLSRAICASDGFFPYRDSIDELYQAGVKAVVQPGGSKGDEECIQACDELDMTMIFTGYRHFRH